The Malus domestica chromosome 06, GDT2T_hap1 genome has a segment encoding these proteins:
- the LOC139197219 gene encoding uncharacterized protein, protein MGLNKAPEPLKLLCSYGGKILPRHSDGTLRYVGGHNRVLSVDSSITYTELMVKLAELCGYSVELRCPLPNGDLETLISVKSDEDLANIIEEYGRASSPPHSLKIRAILSPPKSLKQISPPMSTATSGGDSSPSKSLFSSADSPRVSPPQRFVSPQVSPPRRYVSPQVSPPKRYASPPARYPAGHQRGSGRVCYYPCHLQPQSQRSGPCDMSYVHHYQQYRHYHHHPHYHHHPHVPQCDMSYGRSFTQRT, encoded by the exons ATGGGCCTCAACAAAGCACCTGAACCGTTAAAACTCCTCTGCAGCTATGGCGGAAAAATCCTCCCTCGCCACTCCGACGGCACGCTCCGGTACGTCGGCGGCCACAATCGCGTCCTCTCCGTCGATTCATCCATTACGTATACAG AGCTAATGGTGAAGCTTGCGGAGTTGTGTGGCTATTCTGTTGAATTGCGGTGTCCGTTGCCGAATGGAGACTTGGAGACCTTGATTTCCGTCAAGTCCGACGAGGATTTGGCGAATATCATAGAAGAGTACGGTCGAGCTTCTTCTCCCCCTCATTCTCTGAAGATCAGAGCCATTCTCTCGCCGCCGAAGTCCCTGAAGCAAATCTCGCCTCCGATGTCTACTGCTACGAGCGGCGGCGACTCGTCCCCTTCGAAATCGCTCTTCTCATCCGCTGATTCGCCTCGAGTTTCGCCCCCGCAACGGTTCGTTTCGCCTCAAGTCTCGCCACCGAGGCGCTACGTTTCGCCGCAAGTCTCGCCACCGAAACGGTACGCTTCGCCGCCTGCTAGATACCCCGCCGGGCATCAGCGAGGGTCCGGACGAGTCTGCTACTATCCTTGCCATCTCCAGCCTCAGAGTCAGAGGAGTGGCCCCTGCGACATGTCGTATGTTCATCATTACCAGCAGTATCGTCACTACCACCATCATCCTCACTACCACCATCATCCTCACGTTCCCCAATGCGACATGTCGTATGGAAGGAGCTTCACACAGAGGACATAG
- the LOC139197218 gene encoding uncharacterized protein → MLQFPGFMKQYPWSTRTIPTSFLLPAQWPQPHSEELLLAMEESDFEEKCNEIRKISSSMAVIGKTAVDNDKEDYDNDPDDDDVDNAEDSEGEDFEQETS, encoded by the exons ATGTTACAGTTCCCGGGGTTCATGAAACAGTACCCATGGTCAACAAGGACCATTCCGACGTCGTTTTTGCTTCCAGCCCAATGGCCCCAACCCCACAGCGAGGAGCTCCTCCTCGCCATGGAGGAGTCCGATTTCGAAGAGAAG TGCAACGAAATCAGAAAGATTAGCAGCAGCATGGCTGTGATTGGGAAAACCGCTGTCGACAACGATAAAGAAGACTACGACAATGATCCCGACGATGACGACGTAGACAATGCAGAGGACTCCGAGGGGGAAGATTTTGAGCAGGAAACCAGTTGA